A section of the Leptotrichia sp. HSP-342 genome encodes:
- a CDS encoding oligopeptide ABC transporter substrate-binding protein, translating into MKKWKLLITLLVLIFVVSCNPGKKRSEMPGAKLNLSLFPEKTSNNEPAVQGGTLQVALVKDNPLVGVFNETFYSDGYDGEIISMFLSSGIFEVDENFEITDKGPAILTVDAKNKKATIKIKDGIKWSDGQPLTADDIILPYEIVGHKDYTGVRYTEESQKIVGMKEYHDGKAPNISGIKKIDDKTVEISFLQLGQSIYTVANGLVGNALPKHYLKGIPIKELISSDKIRMKPVTLGPYNLTKVSRGESLEFTANPYYYKGKPKIEKAIVQVVNSQSIVAALKAGKYDFVMSMPDSLYNNYKDFKNIETLGQQDLYYSYLAFKLGHYDKSKGENVTDPNAKMSDLRLRQALVHAINVQEIAQAFYFGLRQEATSSIPPVFKKYFPKDLQGYPYNPEKAKQLLDEAGYKDVNGDGIREDKHGKPFEIKMAFMAGGDVAEPLAQNYIQSWKKIGIKAVLTSGRLLAFQNFYEKVQGDSKDIDVFFGAWGVGTSLDPTGSAGRKSQLNFSRFASEENDRLIGEILGEKSLTVPNYKVEAYKNWQKYYIGQAAEVPLMYRYKLYPVNKRLKNVYIGYDSSKKDEGIHKWELTAVAPMR; encoded by the coding sequence ATGAAAAAATGGAAATTATTAATCACGCTTCTTGTATTGATATTCGTAGTTTCGTGCAATCCTGGTAAAAAGAGAAGTGAAATGCCAGGAGCAAAACTGAATTTATCATTATTTCCAGAAAAAACATCAAACAATGAGCCTGCAGTGCAAGGCGGAACTTTGCAAGTGGCGTTAGTAAAGGATAATCCATTGGTTGGAGTCTTTAATGAGACGTTCTATTCAGATGGTTATGATGGTGAGATTATTTCAATGTTTTTAAGCTCGGGTATATTTGAAGTGGATGAAAATTTTGAAATAACAGACAAAGGACCTGCCATTCTTACAGTTGATGCAAAAAATAAAAAAGCTACAATAAAAATAAAAGATGGTATAAAATGGTCCGACGGACAGCCTCTAACTGCTGATGACATCATTTTACCTTATGAAATTGTAGGGCATAAAGATTATACAGGAGTTCGATATACTGAAGAAAGTCAAAAGATTGTTGGAATGAAGGAATATCACGATGGGAAAGCCCCAAATATTTCAGGTATAAAAAAAATAGATGATAAAACGGTGGAAATTTCATTTTTACAACTAGGACAAAGCATTTATACAGTTGCAAACGGACTAGTTGGAAATGCACTACCAAAACACTATTTAAAAGGAATTCCAATAAAAGAATTGATTTCATCGGATAAAATTAGAATGAAACCAGTAACATTAGGACCATATAATTTAACAAAAGTTTCACGTGGAGAAAGTCTAGAATTTACAGCGAATCCTTATTATTACAAAGGAAAGCCGAAAATTGAAAAGGCAATAGTGCAAGTCGTAAATTCACAATCTATAGTGGCGGCATTAAAAGCTGGGAAATATGATTTTGTAATGAGCATGCCTGATTCTCTTTACAACAATTATAAAGATTTTAAAAATATAGAAACATTAGGACAACAGGATTTGTATTATTCGTATTTGGCTTTTAAGCTGGGGCATTATGACAAGTCTAAAGGGGAAAATGTGACAGATCCAAATGCCAAGATGTCGGATTTAAGATTACGTCAAGCTCTTGTGCATGCGATAAATGTTCAGGAAATAGCACAGGCATTTTATTTTGGGTTAAGACAGGAAGCAACTTCATCAATTCCTCCTGTTTTCAAGAAATATTTTCCAAAGGACCTGCAAGGTTATCCATACAATCCTGAAAAAGCAAAGCAATTACTGGATGAAGCAGGATACAAGGATGTAAATGGCGACGGAATCCGTGAAGATAAACATGGAAAGCCCTTTGAAATAAAGATGGCATTTATGGCAGGAGGCGATGTGGCAGAACCACTTGCACAAAACTACATTCAAAGCTGGAAAAAAATAGGGATAAAAGCAGTTCTTACATCGGGAAGATTGCTAGCTTTTCAGAATTTTTACGAAAAAGTGCAAGGAGATTCTAAAGATATAGATGTATTCTTTGGAGCTTGGGGAGTTGGAACAAGTTTAGATCCAACTGGCTCAGCAGGAAGAAAATCCCAGCTTAACTTTTCTCGTTTTGCATCAGAAGAAAATGACAGGCTAATAGGTGAAATATTAGGAGAAAAATCATTAACAGTTCCAAATTATAAAGTGGAAGCATACAAAAACTGGCAAAAATACTATATTGGACAAGCGGCAGAAGTTCCGTTAATGTACAGATATAAACTTTATCCAGTAAATAAAAGATTAAAAAATGTTTATATTGGATATGATTCTTCAAAAAAAGATGAAGGGATTCATAAGTGGGAATTGAC